A single region of the Biomaibacter acetigenes genome encodes:
- a CDS encoding FAD-dependent oxidoreductase produces the protein MRPNIGILKDTGININRGVVVDEYMRTSVENIYAAGDVAEYNGKVYGIWPVAKEQGKIAGLNMAGVTTSYSEVVPSNYIKVFDTEIFSAGDLCKEENAQAIITDIQPENNI, from the coding sequence GTGCGTCCCAATATAGGTATCCTGAAAGACACCGGTATCAACATAAACCGCGGTGTGGTGGTAGATGAATACATGCGGACATCTGTTGAAAACATCTATGCCGCCGGAGATGTGGCGGAATATAACGGCAAGGTTTATGGCATATGGCCGGTAGCAAAGGAACAGGGGAAAATTGCAGGTCTAAATATGGCGGGTGTGACCACTTCATACAGCGAAGTGGTGCCTTCAAATTATATAAAAGTGTTCGACACAGAGATCTTTTCGGCCGGCGACCTTTGCAAAGAAGAAAATGCCCAGGCTATAATAACCGATATTCAACCTGAAAACAATATATAG
- the rd gene encoding rubredoxin, with product MKKWVCTVCGYVYDPEKGDPDNGIEPGTAFEDLPDDWVCPECGVGKDMFEEA from the coding sequence ATGAAAAAATGGGTTTGCACAGTTTGCGGATATGTCTACGATCCTGAAAAAGGTGATCCCGACAACGGCATAGAGCCGGGGACCGCCTTTGAAGACCTTCCCGATGATTGGGTTTGCCCGGAGTGCGGCGTGGGTAAAGATATGTTCGAAGAAGCCTAA